One genomic segment of Chitinophaga sancti includes these proteins:
- a CDS encoding acyl-CoA thioesterase codes for MTLTPKRAQESLIQMTELVLPNDTNVYTNLMGGRLMYWMDIAAALASMKHCAAPTVTASVDNISFENPIRLGNAVHIEAKVSRAFNSSMEVHLKVWGEDPVQQYRYKSNEAFMTFVALDPNGNPRPVPPIIAETEEEKTLYEGALRRRQLRLILGGKMKPQDAEELKALFV; via the coding sequence ATGACTCTAACGCCAAAGCGTGCACAGGAATCTCTGATCCAGATGACTGAGCTGGTATTGCCCAATGATACCAACGTATATACCAACCTTATGGGAGGTCGCCTGATGTACTGGATGGATATCGCCGCTGCCCTTGCCAGCATGAAACATTGCGCTGCCCCCACTGTTACAGCCTCGGTAGACAACATTTCATTTGAAAATCCCATCCGTCTTGGCAATGCCGTTCACATCGAAGCGAAGGTGAGCCGTGCATTCAACTCAAGTATGGAAGTGCACCTGAAAGTATGGGGCGAGGATCCTGTACAGCAGTACCGATACAAATCCAACGAAGCTTTTATGACATTCGTTGCCCTGGATCCAAACGGTAATCCCCGCCCGGTGCCTCCTATTATTGCTGAAACTGAAGAGGAAAAAACCTTGTACGAGGGTGCACTGCGCCGCAGACAGCTCCGTCTGATCCTGGGTGGAAAAATGAAGCCGCAGGATGCTGAAGAGCTGAAAGCGTTATTCGTTTAA
- a CDS encoding bifunctional precorrin-2 dehydrogenase/sirohydrochlorin ferrochelatase, which produces MEENHLFPVFFKVHRLQILVVGGGGIGLEKVSALLDNCPEANLTVVATWFLPELEALVRTAPNVTLVQKEFSCGDMFGKDLAIAATSDHEFNYFVWEKAKCSKILINVADTPELCDFYLGSVVRKGNLKIAISTNGKSPTIAKRLKEVLQEALPESLNEILDKLQLIRDRIKGDFSEKVKQLNQITDVLVKKD; this is translated from the coding sequence ATGGAAGAGAATCATTTGTTTCCCGTATTCTTCAAAGTGCATCGTCTCCAGATTTTAGTGGTAGGCGGTGGTGGTATCGGACTTGAAAAGGTAAGTGCCCTCCTGGATAATTGTCCGGAGGCAAATCTCACTGTCGTAGCCACCTGGTTTTTACCGGAGCTGGAAGCATTAGTCAGAACAGCACCCAATGTAACGCTGGTGCAAAAGGAATTTTCCTGTGGCGATATGTTTGGAAAAGACCTGGCCATAGCCGCTACTAGCGACCATGAGTTCAATTATTTTGTCTGGGAAAAGGCAAAGTGCAGCAAAATATTAATTAATGTGGCTGATACCCCGGAACTGTGTGATTTTTACCTGGGTTCAGTAGTTCGGAAAGGTAACCTCAAGATAGCCATCTCCACCAACGGCAAATCTCCCACCATTGCCAAAAGACTCAAAGAGGTATTGCAGGAAGCATTACCAGAGTCGTTGAATGAAATTTTAGATAAACTCCAGTTGATCCGTGACAGGATTAAGGGTGATTTCTCGGAAAAAGTGAAACAACTTAACCAGATAACAGATGTTTTGGTTAAAAAAGACTAA
- the hxpB gene encoding hexitol phosphatase HxpB produces the protein MIDTVIFDMDGLLIDSEPLWGLAMREVFASVGVELSMELASHTTGLRTAEVVDYWHNYFKWKGKSTEQVTNEIIDSVTEKIIKKGKPMKGLEYILDFFEKRKFKMGLASSSPLRLIDAATTHFGIKHRFQVISSAEFESHGKPHPAVYLACAKALGSNALDCIAFEDSVTGMTAAKAARMKVVAVPEGHNRHNKRYALADVTLNSLKDFNDDILGKL, from the coding sequence ATGATCGATACGGTAATATTTGACATGGATGGGTTATTGATTGACTCAGAGCCACTATGGGGGCTGGCAATGCGAGAGGTATTTGCAAGTGTCGGAGTGGAATTATCTATGGAATTAGCCAGCCACACTACAGGGCTGCGTACGGCAGAGGTGGTTGATTACTGGCATAACTATTTTAAATGGAAGGGAAAATCGACGGAACAGGTAACGAACGAGATTATTGATTCGGTGACTGAAAAGATTATTAAAAAAGGAAAGCCCATGAAAGGGCTGGAATATATCCTGGATTTTTTTGAGAAGCGGAAATTCAAGATGGGGCTGGCATCGTCTTCCCCTTTACGGTTGATTGACGCAGCTACTACCCATTTTGGCATTAAACACCGTTTCCAGGTGATCTCTTCTGCAGAGTTTGAATCACATGGCAAACCGCACCCGGCTGTATACCTGGCATGCGCCAAAGCACTGGGTAGTAATGCATTGGACTGCATTGCATTTGAAGATTCTGTAACGGGTATGACGGCGGCAAAAGCAGCCAGAATGAAGGTGGTAGCAGTACCTGAAGGGCATAACAGGCATAACAAACGTTATGCACTGGCAGATGTAACGCTGAACAGCCTGAAGGATTTCAACGATGATATCTTAGGAAAGTTATAA
- a CDS encoding nitrite reductase, with protein sequence MQGFRTELENPVVEKDIIELEKKIRLFREGQIPEEKFRSLRLARGIYGQRQAGVQMIRIKLPYGKMTLEQWKRISDVSDEYSTGNLHLTTRQDVQIHFVSLEKTPELWAKLDADDITIREACGNTVRNITASDIAGIDPDEPFDVTPYADAAFRYFLRNPICQDMGRKIKMSFSSSDKDTAWSFMHDMGAIPKVRIVDGKEVRGFKVLVGGGLGAQPILAHVAYEFLEAEKLIPYIEAVLRVFDRHGERASRHKARMKFLIAKLGFEEFTRLVTEEFTAIRNKVYEVDAAAWPETAPAPANAVVPAYTIKDPQKYEAWKATNTFEQKQAGYYGAYVRVPLGNISSVISRQLVEALRPVIANDVRVTANQGLLLKYILPAHLPYVFSALEAAGFAEPGFNSIADITACPGTDTCNLAISSSTGISTALELVIQEEFPALVYNKDIKIKISGCMNSCGQHGIASIGFHGSSMKNGGKVLPALQVLLGGGIVGNGVGRVADKVIKVPSKRGPEVLRTLLQNYAENAQENEKFNDYYDRQGERYFYDLLKPLTDLASLVDEDFIDWGQGDKFATAIGVGECASVVIDLVQTLLFEGEEKLEWGKVALDANQYADSIYHSYSTFVQTAKALLLGEGVACNTQTGVINDFDKHFVQTGKWALEGTFNELVLQINKNEPSEAFAKAYYKQATEFYQQAQALRQKEAVAIAAE encoded by the coding sequence ATGCAAGGATTTAGAACAGAACTTGAAAATCCCGTCGTAGAGAAGGATATAATAGAACTGGAGAAAAAGATCCGTCTGTTCCGCGAAGGACAGATTCCGGAAGAAAAATTCCGTAGTCTCCGACTGGCAAGGGGCATTTACGGACAACGTCAGGCTGGTGTACAGATGATTCGTATCAAATTGCCTTATGGTAAAATGACGCTGGAACAATGGAAGAGAATTTCCGATGTTTCAGACGAATATTCTACTGGTAACCTGCACCTGACTACCCGCCAGGATGTTCAGATCCACTTCGTAAGCCTTGAAAAAACCCCTGAACTGTGGGCCAAACTGGATGCTGATGATATCACCATTCGTGAAGCCTGTGGTAATACGGTAAGAAATATTACCGCTTCTGATATAGCGGGTATAGATCCTGATGAACCATTTGATGTTACGCCTTATGCTGATGCAGCTTTCCGCTACTTCCTGCGTAATCCTATCTGTCAGGATATGGGTCGTAAGATCAAAATGTCTTTTTCCAGCAGCGACAAAGACACTGCCTGGTCTTTCATGCACGATATGGGGGCAATTCCTAAAGTGCGTATTGTAGATGGAAAAGAAGTGCGTGGTTTTAAGGTGCTGGTAGGTGGTGGCCTCGGTGCGCAGCCTATCCTTGCCCATGTAGCATATGAATTTCTGGAAGCTGAAAAGCTTATACCATATATAGAAGCGGTATTGCGCGTATTTGACCGTCATGGTGAAAGAGCCAGCCGTCATAAGGCACGTATGAAGTTCCTCATTGCCAAGCTTGGTTTTGAAGAATTCACCCGCCTGGTCACAGAAGAATTTACAGCAATCAGGAACAAGGTCTATGAAGTAGATGCAGCAGCATGGCCAGAAACAGCACCGGCTCCTGCCAATGCAGTAGTGCCTGCTTACACCATCAAAGATCCTCAGAAATACGAAGCCTGGAAAGCAACCAACACCTTCGAACAGAAGCAGGCTGGTTACTATGGTGCTTACGTACGTGTACCATTGGGTAATATCAGTTCAGTGATCTCCCGCCAGCTGGTGGAAGCACTGCGCCCGGTAATAGCCAACGATGTACGTGTGACGGCAAACCAGGGTTTGCTGCTCAAATATATACTGCCTGCTCACCTGCCATATGTATTCAGTGCACTGGAAGCAGCAGGTTTTGCAGAACCAGGTTTCAACAGTATCGCCGATATCACTGCCTGCCCTGGTACTGATACCTGTAATCTGGCGATCTCCAGCAGCACCGGTATCTCTACCGCACTGGAACTGGTGATCCAGGAAGAATTTCCTGCGCTGGTATATAATAAAGATATCAAGATCAAGATTAGTGGTTGTATGAACAGCTGTGGTCAGCACGGTATTGCGAGTATTGGTTTCCATGGTAGTTCTATGAAGAACGGTGGTAAAGTACTCCCTGCCCTTCAGGTATTGCTGGGTGGTGGTATCGTAGGTAACGGCGTAGGTCGTGTGGCAGACAAGGTGATCAAGGTGCCAAGTAAGCGTGGTCCTGAAGTACTGCGTACCCTGCTCCAGAACTATGCAGAGAATGCACAGGAGAATGAAAAGTTCAATGATTATTACGATCGTCAGGGCGAACGTTACTTCTACGACTTGCTGAAACCATTGACAGACCTGGCTTCTCTGGTAGATGAAGACTTCATTGACTGGGGACAGGGCGACAAGTTCGCAACTGCTATCGGTGTAGGTGAGTGTGCGAGCGTAGTGATTGACCTGGTACAAACCCTGCTGTTCGAAGGTGAAGAGAAACTGGAATGGGGTAAAGTAGCACTGGATGCAAACCAGTATGCTGACAGCATTTACCATTCTTATTCCACTTTTGTACAGACAGCCAAAGCGCTGCTGCTGGGTGAGGGTGTGGCTTGTAACACACAGACAGGGGTGATCAACGACTTCGACAAACATTTCGTACAAACAGGCAAATGGGCGCTGGAAGGTACTTTCAATGAGCTGGTATTACAGATCAACAAGAACGAGCCATCTGAAGCATTTGCAAAAGCATATTATAAACAGGCAACTGAATTCTATCAGCAGGCACAGGCTTTAAGACAAAAAGAAGCTGTAGCTATTGCTGCTGAATAA
- the cobA gene encoding uroporphyrinogen-III C-methyltransferase, which produces MQQITPKLTLVGAGPGDPELITVKGLKAIQQARVILYDALSNNELLEHAPCNCLKRFVGKRAGMHVYSQDEINRMIVKYALTYGSVVRLKGGDSFVFGRGQEELTFARQFNIDTEVVPGVTSAISVPGFNSIPVTARNVSEGFWVVAGTTQDGDLSRDLVHAIHADTTVVILMGMSKLDEISAAYVAQGKGNVPAAIIQNGTLPSQKIGIGTVSDLANIARREELKNPAIIIVGEVVRFHETFIAVQDRIAEELKIAV; this is translated from the coding sequence ATGCAGCAGATTACTCCAAAATTAACCCTGGTGGGCGCGGGCCCCGGAGATCCTGAGCTGATTACTGTAAAAGGTCTGAAGGCCATACAGCAGGCAAGGGTCATCCTCTACGATGCATTGTCAAACAATGAACTGCTGGAACATGCACCCTGCAACTGCCTGAAACGTTTCGTAGGCAAGAGAGCGGGTATGCACGTGTACTCACAGGATGAGATCAATCGCATGATCGTGAAGTATGCCCTTACTTATGGCAGTGTGGTAAGACTGAAAGGTGGCGATTCATTTGTATTCGGCCGTGGACAGGAGGAATTGACTTTTGCCCGTCAGTTTAATATCGATACAGAAGTAGTACCTGGAGTGACCAGTGCCATCTCCGTACCTGGTTTCAACAGCATTCCGGTTACAGCCCGAAATGTAAGCGAAGGTTTTTGGGTAGTAGCGGGTACCACACAGGATGGTGATCTGTCACGCGACCTGGTACATGCCATTCATGCAGATACAACAGTGGTAATTCTGATGGGAATGAGTAAATTAGACGAAATATCTGCAGCCTATGTCGCTCAGGGGAAAGGAAATGTACCCGCGGCTATCATTCAGAATGGTACATTACCCTCACAGAAGATAGGGATTGGCACTGTTTCCGATCTTGCAAACATTGCTCGTCGGGAAGAGCTGAAAAACCCGGCCATCATAATAGTGGGGGAGGTAGTACGCTTCCATGAAACGTTCATAGCAGTGCAGGATAGAATAGCAGAAGAATTGAAAATAGCTGTGTAA
- the yidC gene encoding membrane protein insertase YidC, with the protein MDRNSVIGFSLLGLLLVGYIFFNTRQQHAAELEKARQDSIAEANKPKVNTDTTASYATNAGAPDSTRLAGQYGAFAGAATGTAQKAVLENKVLKITFSSQGGQPETVELKAFKTFAGTPLLLANSSFNRISMQVPASNNTLLNTADLFFTGGNVQQLADGSQSVVYRLATSNPGQYLEFVYTLKQDSYAVDFDIHAVGLESVIPAGQKTLALQWDNENDKQEQDMTNERMNNQVHYKTADGKHDYFTLQRTAHQDLESKIQWLSVKQQFFNTTFIAKKDKSFENVDVNTKVPESGNIVGQTFATLQIPYDRAHDFSFPIEIYYGPNHYKTLKSYDIGLENIIPLGTGIFAFVKYVNKWVIIPVFNFLSGFIHNYGVIIILLTLFIRLLIAPFTYQSYVSSAKMKVLKPEIDELRKKHGDDQQAFGIDQMKLFKSAGVNPLGGCLPAVMQLPILVAMYSFFPSSIELRQESFLWAKDLSTYDSILNLPFNIPFYGNHISLFTLLMTATSLMLAFNNRGMADQSNPVMKYMPYIFPIMLLGIFNKLASALTFYYFLSNVISILLQWVIQKFIINHDKIHAQIQENKKKPASKSKWQERLEDMQKQQQGRKGK; encoded by the coding sequence ATGGACAGAAATTCGGTCATTGGTTTTAGCTTACTGGGTTTGTTGCTGGTAGGGTACATCTTTTTCAATACCAGACAGCAGCATGCAGCAGAGTTAGAGAAAGCTCGTCAGGATTCTATCGCTGAAGCGAACAAACCTAAGGTAAACACAGATACCACTGCCTCCTATGCCACCAACGCAGGTGCGCCTGATTCCACCAGGCTGGCAGGCCAATACGGCGCCTTTGCTGGTGCTGCTACCGGTACTGCACAAAAAGCCGTTTTGGAAAACAAAGTGCTGAAAATCACATTCTCCAGCCAGGGTGGACAGCCTGAAACTGTAGAACTGAAAGCTTTCAAAACATTTGCAGGCACTCCTTTATTACTGGCAAACAGTTCTTTTAACCGCATCTCTATGCAGGTGCCGGCTAGTAACAATACATTATTAAATACTGCGGACCTCTTCTTCACCGGTGGCAATGTACAACAGCTGGCTGATGGTAGCCAGTCAGTGGTATACCGCCTGGCGACCAGCAATCCTGGTCAGTACCTGGAATTTGTGTATACCCTGAAGCAGGATAGTTACGCAGTTGATTTCGATATTCACGCAGTAGGTCTGGAAAGTGTGATTCCAGCTGGTCAGAAAACATTGGCCCTCCAGTGGGATAATGAAAATGACAAGCAGGAGCAGGATATGACGAACGAGCGCATGAACAACCAGGTACACTACAAAACGGCTGATGGTAAGCATGATTACTTCACCCTGCAGCGTACCGCTCATCAAGACCTGGAAAGCAAAATCCAGTGGTTGAGCGTAAAGCAACAGTTCTTCAACACGACTTTCATTGCTAAAAAAGATAAGAGCTTCGAGAATGTGGATGTAAATACCAAAGTACCTGAAAGCGGCAACATCGTAGGCCAGACTTTCGCTACTTTGCAGATCCCTTACGACAGAGCACATGACTTTAGCTTCCCGATTGAAATCTATTATGGTCCTAACCATTATAAGACCTTAAAATCTTATGATATCGGCCTGGAAAATATCATCCCATTGGGTACAGGTATCTTCGCTTTCGTAAAATATGTGAATAAGTGGGTGATTATCCCTGTGTTCAACTTCCTGAGCGGATTTATTCATAACTATGGTGTGATCATCATTCTGCTCACCCTCTTCATTCGTTTGCTGATAGCACCGTTCACTTACCAGAGCTATGTATCTTCGGCGAAGATGAAGGTACTGAAACCTGAGATCGACGAACTGCGTAAGAAGCATGGCGACGACCAGCAGGCATTCGGTATAGATCAGATGAAACTGTTCAAGAGTGCAGGTGTGAATCCTTTAGGAGGTTGTTTACCTGCAGTGATGCAGTTGCCGATCCTGGTAGCGATGTATAGCTTCTTCCCGTCTTCCATCGAGTTGAGACAGGAGAGCTTCCTGTGGGCGAAAGACTTGTCAACGTACGATTCTATACTGAATCTGCCGTTCAATATTCCGTTTTATGGTAACCATATCAGCTTGTTCACCCTGCTGATGACGGCTACGAGTTTGATGCTGGCGTTCAATAACCGTGGTATGGCTGATCAAAGCAATCCGGTGATGAAGTATATGCCTTATATCTTCCCGATCATGCTGTTGGGTATCTTTAACAAACTGGCATCCGCACTGACATTCTATTATTTCCTGTCAAACGTGATCAGTATCCTCCTGCAGTGGGTGATACAGAAGTTTATCATCAATCATGATAAGATTCACGCACAGATCCAGGAGAATAAGAAGAAGCCGGCTTCGAAGAGTAAGTGGCAGGAACGACTGGAGGATATGCAGAAGCAGCAGCAAGGCAGAAAAGGAAAATAA
- a CDS encoding CTP synthase, producing the protein MAKYIFVTGGVTSSLGKGIIAASLAKLLQARGFRVTIQKFDPYINVDPGTLNPYEHGECFVTEDGAETDLDLGHYERFLNTPTSQANNVTTGRIYQTVINKEREGAYLGKTVQVVPHITDEIKRRILLLGKDGKYDIVITELGGTVGDIESLPYIEAVRQLQWELDEQDCLVVHLTLIPYLRAAKELKTKPTQHSVKMMSENGVHPDVIVCRTEEPMYNDLKKKIALFCNVTVDAVIEATDMSTIYEVPLEMLKEKLDIICMKKLGIPIEKEPDMTKWRGFLDKLKYPKSKVTIGLIGKYVELQDAYKSILESFIHAGAMNECKVIVQNIHSEFLTSENVAEKLRNLDGLLVAPGFGHRGIEGKITAIQYARENKLPFFGICLGMQMSVVEFARNVIGWKDAHSTEMNPDTGHPVIGLMEEQKKITAKGGTMRLGAYTCDLTPGSKAANIYDSIKISERHRHRYEFNGQYLGDFEKAGMIASGRNPESGLVEMVELPNHPFFVGCQFHPELKSTVERPAPLFVHFIGAAKQYAEDKTNKTKLAEEVAQ; encoded by the coding sequence ATGGCAAAATATATCTTCGTTACGGGAGGTGTTACATCCTCATTGGGTAAAGGAATTATAGCAGCTTCACTTGCAAAATTATTGCAGGCACGCGGCTTTAGAGTGACTATTCAAAAGTTCGATCCATATATCAATGTGGATCCGGGAACATTAAACCCATATGAGCATGGGGAATGTTTTGTAACTGAAGATGGCGCAGAGACTGACCTGGATCTGGGACACTACGAGCGTTTTCTGAACACTCCTACATCTCAGGCCAATAATGTGACCACAGGCCGCATTTATCAAACCGTTATTAATAAAGAACGTGAAGGCGCCTACCTCGGTAAAACCGTTCAGGTAGTTCCGCACATCACCGACGAAATTAAACGTCGTATTCTCCTGCTCGGCAAAGACGGTAAATATGATATCGTGATCACCGAGTTGGGTGGTACCGTTGGCGACATCGAATCTCTTCCTTATATAGAGGCGGTTCGTCAGTTACAATGGGAACTGGACGAACAGGATTGTCTGGTGGTTCATCTGACCCTCATTCCTTACCTGCGTGCTGCTAAAGAGTTGAAAACCAAGCCAACTCAGCACTCTGTGAAGATGATGAGCGAAAATGGTGTGCATCCTGACGTGATCGTGTGCCGTACCGAAGAGCCAATGTACAACGATCTTAAAAAGAAGATCGCCCTGTTCTGTAACGTAACCGTAGACGCCGTGATCGAAGCAACCGACATGAGCACCATCTACGAAGTGCCGCTGGAAATGCTGAAGGAGAAACTGGACATCATCTGTATGAAGAAACTGGGTATTCCTATCGAGAAAGAACCAGACATGACCAAATGGCGTGGTTTCCTCGATAAACTGAAATATCCTAAATCAAAAGTAACCATCGGTTTGATTGGTAAATATGTAGAATTGCAGGATGCTTACAAATCCATCCTGGAATCCTTCATCCACGCAGGCGCGATGAACGAGTGTAAAGTAATCGTTCAAAATATTCATTCTGAATTCCTTACATCTGAAAACGTCGCTGAAAAACTGCGTAACCTCGATGGTTTGCTGGTAGCACCAGGTTTTGGCCACCGTGGTATCGAAGGTAAGATCACTGCTATTCAGTATGCCCGTGAAAACAAGCTGCCATTCTTTGGTATTTGTCTGGGTATGCAGATGAGCGTTGTGGAATTTGCCCGTAACGTAATCGGCTGGAAAGATGCACACTCTACCGAAATGAACCCTGATACTGGTCACCCGGTGATCGGTCTCATGGAAGAGCAGAAGAAAATCACAGCGAAAGGTGGTACAATGCGTCTGGGTGCTTATACCTGTGACCTGACTCCAGGTTCCAAAGCTGCCAACATCTACGACAGCATCAAAATTAGCGAGCGTCACCGCCACCGTTACGAGTTCAATGGTCAGTACCTGGGCGATTTCGAAAAAGCGGGTATGATTGCTTCCGGCCGTAATCCTGAAAGCGGACTGGTGGAAATGGTAGAATTGCCAAACCATCCGTTCTTTGTGGGCTGTCAGTTTCACCCTGAGCTGAAAAGCACAGTGGAAAGACCAGCACCACTGTTTGTTCACTTCATCGGCGCTGCCAAGCAGTATGCAGAAGATAAGACAAACAAAACAAAGTTGGCTGAAGAAGTAGCACAATAA
- a CDS encoding HD domain-containing protein: MTQDQLIDNTVAYVKQELAHAEGGHDWWHIHRVWHTAGEIAAKEPVNPLIVSLGALLHDIADAKFHGGDETIGPAKARQFLESQGVEEDVITHVIAIVENISFKGGHNEGKFTSPELAVVQDADRLDAIGAIGIARAFNYGGFKNRQLYDPAIPPDLQMSREQYKNSTAPTINHFYEKLLLLKDKMNTTTGRALAAERHAFMETFLEQFYKEWH; the protein is encoded by the coding sequence ATGACGCAAGATCAACTGATAGACAATACCGTTGCCTATGTAAAACAGGAATTAGCCCATGCCGAAGGAGGCCATGACTGGTGGCATATTCACCGGGTTTGGCATACTGCCGGCGAAATTGCTGCCAAAGAACCTGTCAATCCATTAATCGTATCACTGGGAGCCCTGCTCCATGACATTGCCGACGCCAAGTTCCATGGCGGCGACGAGACGATCGGCCCTGCCAAAGCCCGTCAGTTCCTGGAATCTCAGGGAGTGGAGGAGGACGTGATCACACATGTGATCGCCATTGTCGAAAATATCTCTTTCAAAGGAGGGCATAATGAAGGAAAATTTACCTCGCCGGAGCTGGCAGTAGTACAGGATGCAGACAGACTGGATGCTATCGGGGCCATTGGCATCGCCCGCGCCTTTAATTATGGTGGGTTTAAAAACAGGCAGTTGTACGATCCGGCTATACCACCAGACCTGCAAATGAGCAGGGAACAGTACAAGAACAGCACTGCCCCTACTATTAATCATTTTTATGAAAAACTGCTCTTATTAAAGGATAAGATGAACACCACTACCGGAAGGGCACTGGCAGCCGAACGGCATGCCTTTATGGAGACTTTCCTCGAACAATTCTATAAAGAATGGCATTAA
- a CDS encoding DUF6999 family protein has translation MNKVYITATGQYLPNTPVANDEMELYPGSINNTPSRVKDIFLRKNGIYAATIMDCPEKLTALNNKHPMIPLPMAGAAFRLLLHGFSTEVLHALLVQAKLEQAKEK, from the coding sequence ATGAATAAAGTTTATATCACTGCCACGGGACAATACCTTCCCAACACCCCGGTAGCCAACGATGAAATGGAATTGTACCCCGGTAGCATCAACAACACCCCATCCCGGGTGAAAGACATCTTTCTCCGCAAAAATGGAATCTATGCCGCTACTATTATGGATTGTCCGGAGAAGCTGACAGCATTAAATAATAAGCACCCTATGATACCCCTACCTATGGCCGGGGCTGCCTTCAGGTTATTGCTGCATGGGTTTTCGACAGAAGTACTGCATGCTTTATTGGTCCAGGCTAAGCTGGAACAGGCAAAAGAAAAGTAA